In Cyclopterus lumpus isolate fCycLum1 chromosome 9, fCycLum1.pri, whole genome shotgun sequence, a single genomic region encodes these proteins:
- the slc20a1a gene encoding sodium-dependent phosphate transporter 1-A: MDATALATLATATTVVLASQTTMSGYLWLLVLGFVIAFILAFSVGANDVANSFGTAVGSGVVTLRQACILASVFETVGSVLLGAKVSETIRNGIIDVQMYNGSEHVLMAGSISAMCGSAVWQLAASFLKLPISGTHCIVGATIGFSMVARGHQGVKWMELLRIVASWFLSPLLSGIMSGILFYFVRKFILNKADPVPNGLRALPIFYAITMGINLFSIMFTGAPMLGFDRVPWWATLCISLGCALLTALVVWFVVCPFLKKKIKREAAAAPCETPLMEKNSSKRAPAEPTPTPSAPPRQTPPADCQKVAFKLGGSEEADLDNNDMETKDLDFSNGLNGTVGPMMITDPHSGQSHAIHKDSGLYKDLLHKLHVAKVGDCIGDSDTEERPIRRNNSYTSYTMAIYGIQGDPKYKDLDGDLQGRPRVGSDSSYNSAVTNGSAVQEESVTQEAGGDIAPEEDELEVDQPAVSLLFQFLQILTACFGSFAHGGNDVSNAIGPLVALWLLYESGSVASDAPIPIWLLLYGGVGICAGLWVWGRRVMQTMGKDLTPITPSSGFSIELASALTVVVASNVGLPVSTTHCKVGSVVAVGWLRSRKSVDWRLFRNIFIAWFVTVPISGLISAAIMALFIHVVL; the protein is encoded by the exons ATGGATGCAACGGCACTAGCAACCCTGGCTACTGCCACCACAGTAGTTCTGGCCTCTCAGACCACCATGTCAGGCTACTTGTGGCTGCTGGTGTTAGGCTTCGTCATTGCCTTCATCCTGGCTTTCTCTGTGGGGGCCAATGATGTGGCCAACTCCTTCGGTACTGCAGTGGGCTCCGGAGTGGTGACCTTGCGTCAGGCCTGCATCCTGGCTTCTGTCTTTGAGACGGTGGGCTCTGTGCTGCTGGGGGCCAAAGTCAGCGAGACTATCCGAAATGGCATCATTGACGTCCAGATGTATAACGGCTCTGAACACGTCCTGATGGCGGGATCGATAAGTGCAATGTGTG GCTCTGCTGTGTGGCAGCTGGCTGCATCTTTCCTGAAGCTCCCCATTTCTGGAACCCACTGCATTGTTGGAGCCACAATTGGCTTCTCCATGGTAGCCAGAGGTCACCAAGGGGTCAAATGGATGGAGCTACTGCGCATTG TGGCATCCTGGTTCCTGTCGCCTTTGCTGTCCGGCATCATGTCAGgaattcttttttattttgttcgcAAATTCATTCTGAACAAG GCTGACCCTGTACCCAATGGCCTTAGAGCTCTTCCCATCTTCTACGCCATCACTATGGGCATCAACCTCTTCTCCATCATGTTTACAGGAGCACCCA TGTTGGGTTTTGACAGAGTGCCATGGTGGGCTACACTGTGCATTTCGCTGGGCTGTGCCTTGCTCACAGCCTTGGTCGTTTGGTTCGTTGTCTGTCCATTCCTGAAGAAGAAAATCAAGC GagaagcagctgctgctccCTGTGAAACTCCATTAATGGAGAAGAACTCCAGCAAACGTGCGCCAGCGGAGCCAACCCCAACACCAAGTGCCCCTCCACGCCAGACTCCGCCAGCAGACTGTCAGAAGGTGGCTTTCAAACTCGGAGGCTCAGAGGAAGCTGATTTGGACAACAATGACATGGAAACCAAAGACTTGGATTTCAGCAATG gTCTAAATGGCACTGTTGGCCCCATGATGATCACTGATCCTCACAGTGGACAGTCTCACGCGATCCACAAGGATTCCGGCCTTTACAAAGACCTGCTACACAAGCTTCATGTGGCTAAGGTCGGGGACTGCATTGGTGACAGTGATACAGAGGAGCGACCCATCAGGAGGAACAACAGCTACACCTCCTACACCATGGCTATTTATGGCATTCAAGGAGATCCTAAATACAAGGACCTGGATGGTGACCTGCAAGGAAGACCGAGGGTGGGCAGTGACAGCAGCTACAACTCAGCAGTGACCAATGGGAGTGCAGTTCAGGAAGAGAGCGTGACTCAGGAAGCTGGCGGGGACATCGCTCCGGAAGAGGATGAGCTGGAGGTCGACCAACCAGCCGTCTCCTTGCTTTTCCAGTTCCTGCAGATACTCACAGCGTGCTTTGGCTCCTTTGCTCACGGCGGGAACGATGTCAG CAATGCGATTGGGCCACTGGTGGCTCTCTGGCTTCTGTATGAGAGCGGCTCTGTGGCATCCGATGCACCTATACCCATTTGGTTGCTTCTTTACGGTGGAGTGGGCATCTGCGCTGGACTCTGGGTATGGGGACGTAGGGTGATGCAAACCATGGGCAAAGACCTTACACCCATCACACCCTCCAG TGGATTCAGCATTGAGCTTGCGTCGGCACTCACAGTTGTTGTGGCATCCAATGTGGGTCTTCCTGTCAGCACAACCCACTGCAAG GTGGGATCCGTGGTGGCTGTGGGATGGCTGCGCTCCAGGAAATCAGTGGACTGGCGTCTGTTCAGGAACATCTTCATCGCCTGGTTTGTAACGGTTCCTATCTCCGGGCTGATCAGTGCGGCCATCATGGCTCTCTTCATACATGTTGTCCTGTGA